In the genome of Thunnus maccoyii chromosome 15, fThuMac1.1, whole genome shotgun sequence, one region contains:
- the LOC121913375 gene encoding uncharacterized protein LOC121913375 isoform X1: MEEPQTNNMTVYEVTPVTTLELENIEDTPVTTLELENIEDTPVTTLELENIEDTPVTTLELENIEDTPVTTLELENIEDTPVTTLELENIEDTPVTTLELENTEDTPVTTLEGENTIDQRQTTAESADPSASSESETEVESENQLRLFVTVLTVRVLTKCHAIQNMSQDEWVARIKRMVDQTMKGLDVSEGFCPELKTTGKACKAVIKDLKKKFCGKRLLKTVILLQDPVVDKAIIKTLQAHIQELSVKLAEKEASRAFWKDVLQVVALIVGSLVTILLMILIP; this comes from the coding sequence ATGGAAGAGCCTCAAACAAATAACATGACTGTATATGAAGTTACACCAGTGACAACTCTAGAGCTGGAAAACATTGAAGATACACCAGTGACAACTCTAGAGCTGGAAAACATTGAAGATACACCAGTGACAACTCTAGAGCTGGAAAACATTGAAGATACACCAGTGACAACTCTAGAGCTGGAAAACATTGAAGATACACCAGTGACAACTCTAGAGCTGGAAAACATTGAAGATACACCAGTGACAACTCTAGAGCTGGAAAACATTGAAGATACACCAGTGACAACCCTAGAGCTGGAAAACACTGAAGATACACCAGTGACAACCCTAGAGGGTGAAAACACAATCGACCAACGACAAACAACCGCAGAGTCTGCTGATCCATCTGCCTCTAGTGAGTCTGAAACCGAGGTAGAAAGTGAGAACCAGCTCCGGTTGTTTGTCACCGTGCTCACGGTAAGAGTGTTGACTAAGTGTCACGCCATCCAGAACATGAGTCAGGACGAGTGGGTTGCTCGCATAAAGAGAATGGTGGACCAGACGATGAAGGGACTCGATGTCTCTGAAGGCTTCTGCCCAGAGCTGAAGACCACAGGGAAAGCCTGCAAGGCTGTCATCAAAGACCTAAAAAAGAAGTTTTGTGGAAAGCGCCTGCTGAAGACTGTAATATTATTACAGGATCCAGTTGTGGACAAAGCCATCATCAAGACGTTGCAGGCTCACATCCAAGAGCTCTCTGTTAAGCTTGCAGAGAAAGAAGCCTCCCGCGCTTTTTGGAAAGACGTGCTCCAGGTTGTTGCATTAATTGTAGGCAGCCTGGTCACCATCCTTCTCATGATACTCATCCCCTAA
- the LOC121913375 gene encoding uncharacterized protein LOC121913375 isoform X2, with amino-acid sequence MEEPQTNNMTVYEVTPVTTLELENIEDTPVTTLELENIEDTPVTTLELENIEDTPVTTLELENIEDTPVTTLELENIEDTPVTTLELENTEDTPVTTLEGENTIDQRQTTAESADPSASSESETEVESENQLRLFVTVLTVRVLTKCHAIQNMSQDEWVARIKRMVDQTMKGLDVSEGFCPELKTTGKACKAVIKDLKKKFCGKRLLKTVILLQDPVVDKAIIKTLQAHIQELSVKLAEKEASRAFWKDVLQVVALIVGSLVTILLMILIP; translated from the exons ATGGAAGAGCCTCAAACAAATAACATGACTGTATATGAAGTTACACCAGTGACAACTCTAGAGCTGGAAAACATTGAAG ATACACCAGTGACAACTCTAGAGCTGGAAAACATTGAAGATACACCAGTGACAACTCTAGAGCTGGAAAACATTGAAGATACACCAGTGACAACTCTAGAGCTGGAAAACATTGAAGATACACCAGTGACAACTCTAGAGCTGGAAAACATTGAAGATACACCAGTGACAACCCTAGAGCTGGAAAACACTGAAGATACACCAGTGACAACCCTAGAGGGTGAAAACACAATCGACCAACGACAAACAACCGCAGAGTCTGCTGATCCATCTGCCTCTAGTGAGTCTGAAACCGAGGTAGAAAGTGAGAACCAGCTCCGGTTGTTTGTCACCGTGCTCACGGTAAGAGTGTTGACTAAGTGTCACGCCATCCAGAACATGAGTCAGGACGAGTGGGTTGCTCGCATAAAGAGAATGGTGGACCAGACGATGAAGGGACTCGATGTCTCTGAAGGCTTCTGCCCAGAGCTGAAGACCACAGGGAAAGCCTGCAAGGCTGTCATCAAAGACCTAAAAAAGAAGTTTTGTGGAAAGCGCCTGCTGAAGACTGTAATATTATTACAGGATCCAGTTGTGGACAAAGCCATCATCAAGACGTTGCAGGCTCACATCCAAGAGCTCTCTGTTAAGCTTGCAGAGAAAGAAGCCTCCCGCGCTTTTTGGAAAGACGTGCTCCAGGTTGTTGCATTAATTGTAGGCAGCCTGGTCACCATCCTTCTCATGATACTCATCCCCTAA